From Tachypleus tridentatus isolate NWPU-2018 chromosome 8, ASM421037v1, whole genome shotgun sequence, a single genomic window includes:
- the Taf8 gene encoding TBP-associated factor 8 isoform X2, protein MFCSVTDFIFLGLSEIARSTHGFCELSGRTQPVVGDIVMALVEMGINIDSIPSYAKRPNRINLPTLSVTPSPSNSKILQAGEKRPLPSYIPEHYPPFPDPHAYIRTPTYKQPVTEYEALREKAASQKRDVERALTRFIAKTGDTHNLSTDDTNLFPLIACKPLANPCLSALLPKDQVYEEEGESNRDQRLPITGSDDVNSSKADNDMDMMDSPYLRPVKMPRKRRR, encoded by the exons ATGTTTTGCAGTGTtactgattttatatttttag gTCTTAGTGAAATAGCAAGAAGCACTCATGGGTTTTGTGAGTTAAGTGGACGGACTCAGCCGGTAGTGGGTGACATCGTTATGGCGCTTGTAGAAATGG gGATCAACATTGATTCTATCCCATCTTATGCTAAAAGACCAAACAGAATTAACCTACCAACAT TATCAGTTACACCTTCACCATCCAACTCCAAAATTCTCCAAGCAGGAGAAAAACGTCCACTTCCTAGTTATATTCCAGAACACTATCCTCCATTTCCTGATCCACATGCTTACATTCGCACCCCA ACATATAAACAACCAGTGACCGAGTATGAAGCTTTACGTGAAAAAGCAGCAAGTCAGAAGCGGGATGTTGAAAGAGCTCTGACGAGGTTTATTGCTAAAACAGGCGATACACACAATTTGTCTACTGATGACACAAACTTGTTCCCTT TAATAGCCTGCAAGCCTTTAGCCAATCCATGCTTGAGTGCTTTATTACCTAAGGATCAGGTATATGAAGAAGAAGGGGAAAGTAACAGAGATCAGAGATTACCTATTACAG gATCGGATGATGTTAATTCCAGTAAAGCTGATAATGATATGGATATGATGGACAGTCCTTACTTACGTCCTGTGAAGATGCCAAGAAAACGCAGACGTTGA
- the Taf8 gene encoding TBP-associated factor 8 isoform X3 — MLQRLSEIARSTHGFCELSGRTQPVVGDIVMALVEMGINIDSIPSYAKRPNRINLPTLSVTPSPSNSKILQAGEKRPLPSYIPEHYPPFPDPHAYIRTPTYKQPVTEYEALREKAASQKRDVERALTRFIAKTGDTHNLSTDDTNLFPLIACKPLANPCLSALLPKDQVYEEEGESNRDQRLPITGSDDVNSSKADNDMDMMDSPYLRPVKMPRKRRR; from the exons ATGTTGCAAC gTCTTAGTGAAATAGCAAGAAGCACTCATGGGTTTTGTGAGTTAAGTGGACGGACTCAGCCGGTAGTGGGTGACATCGTTATGGCGCTTGTAGAAATGG gGATCAACATTGATTCTATCCCATCTTATGCTAAAAGACCAAACAGAATTAACCTACCAACAT TATCAGTTACACCTTCACCATCCAACTCCAAAATTCTCCAAGCAGGAGAAAAACGTCCACTTCCTAGTTATATTCCAGAACACTATCCTCCATTTCCTGATCCACATGCTTACATTCGCACCCCA ACATATAAACAACCAGTGACCGAGTATGAAGCTTTACGTGAAAAAGCAGCAAGTCAGAAGCGGGATGTTGAAAGAGCTCTGACGAGGTTTATTGCTAAAACAGGCGATACACACAATTTGTCTACTGATGACACAAACTTGTTCCCTT TAATAGCCTGCAAGCCTTTAGCCAATCCATGCTTGAGTGCTTTATTACCTAAGGATCAGGTATATGAAGAAGAAGGGGAAAGTAACAGAGATCAGAGATTACCTATTACAG gATCGGATGATGTTAATTCCAGTAAAGCTGATAATGATATGGATATGATGGACAGTCCTTACTTACGTCCTGTGAAGATGCCAAGAAAACGCAGACGTTGA